The genomic region GGCTACCAGTACAAAGCCAACTGAGCTGAAAAGAAAGATCAGGGAACTTATAACTACTGAAAAAATTGAGGCTTTATTATGTACCGATTTTGAGAGTGCGATTATGGCGACACGAGTCGCTTACGAGGAAAACATTAAAGTGCCCGATGATCTTAAATTGATAGGTTATATGAGTAAAGAGGTGGCGGAGTATCTAACGCCTTCATTAAGCTATATCGAACAACATCCACAGGAATTAGGATCCAAGGCGGTGGAAATTTTAAATAACAGGCTTAATGGGAAATACTTGTCTGGAAAGTTCGAAGAAAAGATAATTGCAACCACTATGGTTCATTTGGAGTCTACGGGGTTTTAATTTTGAATTCCATCTCACCTGAAATTAAATATTATATTTGCCGAAATTATCAATACGAATAAAATAAATGTTATTTAATTCATTAGATTTCGCAATTTTCCTGCCGATTGTTTTTGTTTTATACTGGTTTGTCTTTAACCGGAATCTTAAATGGCAGAATCTTCTGGTTGCTGCTGCAAGTTACCTCTTTTATGGCTGGTGGGATTGGCGTTTTTTATCACTTATATTTTTCAGTACTCTTGTTGACTACTTCGTAGGTAAAAACCTAGGTATTGTCACAAATAAATTACACCGCCAAATTTTATTATGGATTAGCATTATTGTAAATCTTGGATTTCTAGGATTCTTTAAATACTACAATTTTTTTCTTGATAATTTTATATCGGCCTTTAGCGTTGCAGGTTACGATTTAAATGCAAACTCATTAGATATTATCTTACCGGTAGGAATTAGTTTCTATACATTTCAAACTCTAAGTTATACAATAGATGTATATAAGAAGCGTCTTGAACCGGCTAAGGATTTCATTTCTTTTACGGCTTTCGTTAGTTTTTTTCCTCAGCTTGTAGCTGGTCCTATTGAAAGAGCAACTAATTTATTACCTCAATTTTATAAAAGCCGAAAATTTGAGTACTCCAAAGCTGTTGATGGGATGCGGCAGATTTTATGGGGATTATTTAAAAAAGTAGTTATTGCAGATAATTGTGCTGTTTTCGCCAATCATATTTTTGAGAATTCAGGTGATATGTCAGGAAGTACGTTGCTCTTAGGAGCTATATTTTTCACTTTTCAAA from Gramella sp. MT6 harbors:
- a CDS encoding MBOAT family O-acyltransferase, which encodes MLFNSLDFAIFLPIVFVLYWFVFNRNLKWQNLLVAAASYLFYGWWDWRFLSLIFFSTLVDYFVGKNLGIVTNKLHRQILLWISIIVNLGFLGFFKYYNFFLDNFISAFSVAGYDLNANSLDIILPVGISFYTFQTLSYTIDVYKKRLEPAKDFISFTAFVSFFPQLVAGPIERATNLLPQFYKSRKFEYSKAVDGMRQILWGLFKKVVIADNCAVFANHIFENSGDMSGSTLLLGAIFFTFQIYGDFSGYSDIAIGTARLFGFNLMQNFAFPYFSRDIAEFWRRWHISLSTWFRDYLYIPLGGSRGGTWMKVRNTFIIFIVSGFWHGANWTFIVWGALNALYFLPLLLAKKNRQNMEVVAQNSLFPNFKEFGQMSLTFFLTLIAWVFFRAENIGHAVSYLKGVFDPSLFTFPYYVGIGFSVKLAPIIILFFIIEWLGRREKFAIENLVYINNNKVNWLIHSFLILLIGLYMFSSETNFIYFQF